The following proteins are co-located in the Prinia subflava isolate CZ2003 ecotype Zambia chromosome 16, Cam_Psub_1.2, whole genome shotgun sequence genome:
- the LOC134559037 gene encoding protocadherin alpha-6-like, giving the protein MGSRWCAALLRVLVLQAAWALAGGQVRYSVAEEAKAGTVVGRLSQDLGLEAGEAEARRLRLVAQGRRASVELSGASGALLVSSRLDREELCGKSAPCALRLEVLLERPLRVFHVELEVTDINDNAPIFPAARRNLSIAELTTLPGSRFPLEGASDADIGANAQLSYTLSPSEHFALDLQKTEEDGESLFLVLRKSLDRETTPVHRLVLTASDGGRPSLTGTMELEISVLDANDNAPQFNQSVYKVRLPENAEHGILVARLHATDLDEGSNSNVSYSLQTLLPQDGKDVFRIDRNSGEIRLTGNLDFEDVSLYRLQVDATDKGNPPLSGHCKVVVEVLDVNDNAPEVRVTSLSVPVAEDAAVGTVVAVLSVSDRDSGANGRVRCWVWPASPFGVEATFSGSYSLVLREALDRERVSEYEVEVRAEDGGAPALRASRGLRVPVSDVNDNAPAFAQAVYTVLARENNAAGAELARLWARDPDEAGNGRVSYSLWEGGAGALSSPSSWSGAAGGGWRPASSYVSVDAESGRVWALQPLDYEELQVLQFEVRAVDAGEPPLSGNATVQLFVLDENDNAPALLPPPAGSAAEAGGAAAEAAAAGWGSGTLWAWAAWGAPAGQVVAKIRAVDADSGYNAWLRYELREARPKGPFRVGLYSGEVSTARPLDEADGARHTLLIVVRDHGEPARSATATLSVSLLEAAEAALAAAAGSSSSSSSWRAAPGAETGPSGASAATNVWLVVAICAVSSLFLLAVVLYAAARWAPRAAVLSAPGPTTLVCASEVGSWSYSQRHSRSLCVADGAAKSDLMVFSPNFPPPPPGAAPKDPQPEPSALLHTVSADPLLAFSLSLPTLPSLPCPLCSSCSYRGSAPAA; this is encoded by the coding sequence atGGGCTCGCGTTGGTGTGCGGCGCTGCTgcgggtgctggtgctgcaggcggCCTGGGCGCTGGCGGGCGGGCAGGTGCGGTACTCGGTGGCGGAGGAAGCCAAGGCCGGCACGGTGGTGGGCCGTCTTTCGCAGGACCTGGGGCTGGAGGCGGGCGAGGCGGAGGCGCGGCGGCTGCGGCTGGTGGCGCAGGGCCGGCGGGCGAGCGTGGAGCTGAGCGGGGCGAGCGGCGCGCTGCTGGTGAGCTCGCGGCTCGACCGGGAGGAGCTGTGCGGCAAGAGCGCGCCGTGCGCGCTGCgcctggaggtgctgctggagcgGCCGCTGCGCGTCTTCCATGTGGAGCTGGAGGTCACCGACATCAACGACAATGCCCCCATCTTCCCCGCCGCTCGCAGAAACCTCAGCATCGCGGAGCTCACAACTCTGCCGGGGTCTCGATTCCCGCTGGAGGGCGCGTCGGATGCGGATATTGGAGCGAACGCGCAGCTCTCCTACACACTCAGCCCCAGCGAGCATTTCGCTCTGGATTTACAAAAAACCGAGGAGGACGGTGAGTCCTTATTCCTGGTGCTCAGGAAATCTCTGGACCGCGAGACGACTCCCGTGCACCGCTTGGTGCTCACGGCGAGTGACGGGGGCCGGCCGTCTCTGACGGGCACCATGGAGCTGGAGATCTCGGTGCTCGATGCGAACGACAACGCGCCCCAGTTCAACCAGTCCGTGTATAAAGTGCGGCTGCCAGAAAATGCAGAGCACGGTATATTGGTCGCCAGACTTCATGCCACGGATTTGGATGAGGGGTCGAACAGTAATGTCTCCTATTCTCTCCAGACTCTGTTGCCTCAGGATGGAAAAGACGTTTTCAGAATTGACAGAAACAGCGGAGAGATCCGTCTTACGGGTAACTTAGACTTTGAGGATGTTAGTCTCTATCGCCTGCAAGTGGACGCGACAGATAAAGGAAACCCTCCTCTGTCGGGTCACTGCAAGGTGGTGGTGGAGGTGCTGGACGTGAACGACAACGCGCCCGAGGTGCGGGTGACGTCGCTGTCGGTGCCGGTGGCGGAGGACGCGGCGGTGGGGACGGTGGTGGCGGTGCTGAGCGTGTCGGACCGGGACTCGGGGGCGAACGGGCGCGTGCGGTGCTGGGTGTGGCCGGCGTCGCCGTTCGGTGTGGAGGCGACGTTCTCGGGCTCGTACTCGCTGGTGCTGCGCGAGGCGCTGGACCGGGAGCGGGTGTCGGAGTACGAGGTGGAGGTGCGTGCGGAGGACGGCGGGGCGCCGGCGCTGCGCGCCAGCCGCGGGCTGCGGGTGCCCGTGTCGGACGTGAACGACAACGCGCCGGCGTTCGCGCAGGCCGTGTACACGGTGCTGGCGCGGGAGAACAACGCGGCGGGCGCCGAGCTGGCGCGGCTGTGGGCGCGGGACCCGGACGAGGCGGGCAACGGGCGCGTCAGCTACTCGCTGTGGGAGGGCGGCGCGGGCGCGCTGTCGTCGCCGTCGTCGTGgtcgggggcggcgggcggcgggtgGCGGCCGGCGTCGAGCTACGTGTCGGTGGACGCGGAGAGCGGGCGCGTGTGGGCGCTGCAGCCCTTGGACTacgaggagctgcaggtgctgcagttcGAGGTGCGCGCGGTGGACGCGGGCGAGCCGCCGCTGAGCGGCAACGCCACGGTGCAGCTGTTCGTGCTGGACGAGAACGACAACGCGccggcgctgctgccgccgcccgcgggcTCGGCGGCCgaggcgggcggcgcggcggccgaggcggcggcggcgggctgggGCTCGGGCACGCTGTGGGCGTGGGCGGCGTGGGGGGCGCCGGCGGGCCAGGTGGTGGCCAAGATCCGCGCCGTGGACGCCGACTCGGGCTACAACGCGTGGCTGCGCTACGAGCTGCGGGAGGCGCGGCCCAAGGGCCCGTTCCGCGTGGGGCTCTACAGCGGCGAGGTGAGCACGGCGCGGCCGCTGGACGAGGCGGACGGCGCTCGCCACACGCTGCTCATCGTGGTGCGCGACCACGGCGAGCCGGCGCGCTCGGCCACGGCCACGCTCAGCGTGTCGCTGCTGGAGGCGGCCGAGGCGGCGCTGGCCGCGGCCGCGGGATCGTCGTCGTCGTCGTCGTCGTggcgggcggcgccgggcgcCGAGACGGGGCCCAGCGGAGCGAGTGCGGCCACCAACGTGTGGCTGGTGGTGGCCATCTGCGCCGTGTCGAGCCTGTTCCTGCTGGCCGTGGTGCTGTACGCGGCGGCGCGCTGGGCGCCGCGGGCGGCCGTGCTGTCGGCGCCCGGGCCCACCACGCTGGTGTGCGCCAGCGAAGTGGGCAGCTGGTCGTACTCGCAGCGCCACAGCCGCAGCCTGTGCGTGGCGGACGGCGCGGCCAAGAGCGACCTCATGGTTTTCAGCCCCAACTtccctccgccgccgcccggcgccGCGCCCAAGGACCCGCAGCCGGAGCCCTCCGCTCTCCTCCACACGGTCAGTGCCGATCCCTTGCTcgccttttctctttctctccccactCTGCCGAGTCTCCCCTGCCCCCTTTGCAGTTCCTGCTCTTACCGTGGCTCCGCCCCCGCGGCCTGA
- the LOC134559273 gene encoding protocadherin alpha-13-like → MGSRWCAALLRVLVLQAAWALAGGQVRYSVAEEAKAGTVVGRLSQDLGLEAGEAEARRLRLVAQGRRASVELSGASGALLVSSRLDREELCGKSAPCALRLEVLLERPLRVFHVELEVTDINDNAPIFPAARKNLSIAELSVPGSRFPLEGASDADIGANAQLSYTLSSSEHFSLDLQKSNEQNLIPELVLTKSLDRETVPVHRLVLTASDGGRPSLTGTMELEISVLDVNDNAPQFNQSVYKVQLPENATEGTLVTRVNATDADEGINSEVTYAVTNFIPPSGKDVISVNPKTGEIHLTGALDFEEVKIFDFRIQARDQGWAPLSGHCRVVLEVLDVNDNAPEVRVTSLSVPVAEDAAVGTVVAVLSVSDRDSGANGRVRCWVWPASPFGVEATFSGSYSLVLREALDRERVSEYEVEVRAEDGGAPALRASRGLRVPVSDVNDNAPAFAQAVYTVLARENNAAGAELARLWARDPDEAGNGRVSYSLWEGGAGALSSPSSWSGAAGGGWRPASSYVSVDAESGRVWALQPLDYEELQVLQFEVRAVDAGEPPLSGNATVQLFVLDENDNAPALLPPPAGSAAEAGGAAAEAAAAGWGSGTLWAWAAWGAPAGQVVAKIRAVDADSGYNAWLRYELREARPKGPFRVGLYSGEVSTARPLDEADGARHTLLIVVRDHGEPARSATATLSVSLLEAAEAALAAAAGSSSSSSSWRAAPGAETGPSGASAATNVWLVVAICAVSSLFLLAVVLYAAARWAPRAAVLSAPGPTTLVCASEVGSWSYSQRHSRSLCVADGAAKSDLMVFSPNFPPPPPGAAPKDPQPEPSALLHTTAISVDCDQRCSEVSALQTTVSVADL, encoded by the exons atGGGCTCGCGTTGGTGTGCGGCGCTGCTgcgggtgctggtgctgcaggcggCCTGGGCGCTGGCGGGCGGGCAGGTGCGGTACTCGGTGGCGGAGGAAGCCAAGGCCGGCACGGTGGTGGGCCGTCTTTCGCAGGACCTGGGGCTGGAGGCGGGCGAGGCGGAGGCGCGGCGGCTGCGGCTGGTGGCGCAGGGCCGGCGGGCGAGCGTGGAGCTGAGCGGGGCGAGCGGCGCGCTGCTGGTGAGCTCGCGGCTCGACCGGGAGGAGCTGTGCGGCAAGAGCGCGCCGTGCGCGCTGCgcctggaggtgctgctggagcgGCCGCTGCGCGTCTTCCATGTGGAGCTGGAGGTCACCGACATCAACGACAATGCCCCCATCTTCCCCGCCGCTCGCAAAAACCTCAGCATCGCGGAATTGTCTGTGCCGGGGTCTCGCTTCCCGCTGGAGGGCGCGTCGGATGCGGATATCGGAGCGAACGCGCAGCTCTCCTACACACTCAGCTCCAGCGAGCATTTTTCTCTGGATTTACAAAAATCGAATGAGCAAAATCTTATACCCGAACTTGTTTTAACGAAATCTCTGGACCGCGAGACGGTTCCCGTTCACCGATTGGTGCTGACGGCGAGTGACGGGGGCCGGCCGTCTCTGACGGGCACCATGGAACTGGAGATCTCGGTGCTGGATGTGAACGACAACGCGCCCCAGTTCAACCAGTCCGTGTATAAAGTGCAGCTGCCAGAGAACGCTACAGAGGGGACGCTGGTGACGAGGGTGAATGCCACGGATGCGGACGAGGGAATTAACAGTGAGGTGACCTATGCCGTGACGAACTTCATCCCTCCCAGTGGAAAAGATGTGATTTCTGTCAATCCCAAGACAGGGGAGATTCACCTCACTGGAGCCCTGGACTTCGAGgaagttaaaatatttgatttccGAATTCAAGCGAGAGACCAAGGTTGGGCCCCGCTGTCGGGTCATTGCAGGgtggtgctggaggtgctggacGTGAACGACAACGCGCCCGAGGTGCGGGTGACGTCGCTGTCGGTGCCGGTGGCGGAGGACGCGGCGGTGGGGACGGTGGTGGCGGTGCTGAGCGTGTCGGACCGGGACTCGGGGGCGAACGGGCGCGTGCGGTGCTGGGTGTGGCCGGCGTCGCCGTTCGGTGTGGAGGCGACGTTCTCGGGCTCGTACTCGCTGGTGCTGCGCGAGGCGCTGGACCGGGAGCGGGTGTCGGAGTACGAGGTGGAGGTGCGTGCGGAGGACGGCGGGGCGCCGGCGCTGCGCGCCAGCCGCGGGCTGCGGGTGCCCGTGTCGGACGTGAACGACAACGCGCCGGCGTTCGCGCAGGCCGTGTACACGGTGCTGGCGCGGGAGAACAACGCGGCGGGCGCCGAGCTGGCGCGGCTGTGGGCGCGGGACCCGGACGAGGCGGGCAACGGGCGCGTCAGCTACTCGCTGTGGGAGGGCGGCGCGGGCGCGCTGTCGTCGCCGTCGTCGTGgtcgggggcggcgggcggcgggtgGCGGCCGGCGTCGAGCTACGTGTCGGTGGACGCGGAGAGCGGGCGCGTGTGGGCGCTGCAGCCCTTGGACTacgaggagctgcaggtgctgcagttcGAGGTGCGCGCGGTGGACGCGGGCGAGCCGCCGCTGAGCGGCAACGCCACGGTGCAGCTGTTCGTGCTGGACGAGAACGACAACGCGccggcgctgctgccgccgcccgcgggcTCGGCGGCCGAGGCGGGCGGCGCAGcggccgaggcggcggcggcgggctgggGCTCGGGCACGCTGTGGGCGTGGGCGGCGTGGGGGGCGCCGGCGGGCCAGGTGGTGGCCAAGATCCGCGCCGTGGACGCCGACTCGGGCTACAACGCGTGGCTGCGCTACGAGCTGCGGGAGGCGCGGCCCAAGGGCCCGTTCCGCGTGGGGCTCTACAGCGGCGAGGTGAGCACGGCGCGGCCGCTGGACGAGGCGGACGGCGCTCGCCACACGCTGCTCATCGTGGTGCGCGACCACGGCGAGCCGGCGCGCTCGGCCACGGCCACGCTCAGCGTGTCGCTGCTGGAGGCGGCCGAGGCGGCGCTGGCCGCGGCCGCGGGATCGTCGTCGTCGTCGTCGTCGTggcgggcggcgccgggcgcCGAGACGGGGCCCAGCGGAGCGAGTGCGGCCACCAACGTGTGGCTGGTGGTGGCCATCTGCGCCGTGTCGAGCCTGTTCCTGCTGGCCGTGGTGCTGTACGCGGCGGCGCGCTGGGCGCCGCGGGCGGCCGTGCTGTCGGCGCCCGGGCCCACCACGCTGGTGTGCGCCAGCGAAGTGGGCAGCTGGTCGTACTCGCAGCGCCACAGCCGCAGCCTGTGCGTGGCGGACGGCGCGGCCAAGAGCGACCTCATGGTTTTCAGCCCCAACTtccctccgccgccgcccggcgccGCGCCCAAGGACCCGCAGCCGGAGCCCTCCGCTCTCCTCCACACG ACAGCAATCTCTGTCGATTGTGATCAGAGGTGCTCCGAGgtgtcagctctgcagacaaCGGTTTCTGTTGCTGATTTGTAG